The genomic stretch GACGGTGCCGGCGAGTTCCGTACCGGCGCCATGGTCAACGCCATTCCTGCCCGCTCCCGCCCGTCGGGAATGTCCCAGGATCGCCACATTCGCGTCTCGGGTGGGTGGCGGCTCTCGCGGGCGGACCGCTGCCTCCTGAGGGTGAGATGTCCGGGCTGTCCGGGAATGCGCGCCCTTGCCGGGGTGTTCGCACGACCATGGACGCCGAGCCCGCCGCCAGCCGCCAGCCGTCCCCGGACGGCGAGGCGGTGCGCGTCCGGCTTGCCGTGGAGCGCGCGAGCGAGCAGGCCCGGATCGAGGCCCTGAGCCGCGAGTTCGACGGCATCGTGGCGGCCGGCGCGCTCGTCGCCGTCGACGACGAACACGACCCCGAGGGGTCGAGCACCGCTTTCGAGCGCGCCCACGTGGCCTCGCTGCTCGACCAGTCGCGGGACCGCCTGGCCGCGCTGGACCGGGCCGCCGAGCGGCTCGCCGAGGGAACCTACGCCCGGTGCGAGCGGTGCGCCGGCCCCATACCCGCCGAGCGGCTGGAGGCGCTGCCGGCCACGACCCTGTGCTTCGGCTGCGCCTCGGCCGGGCCGCGCTGAGGGGCAGCGTGGCCCGTGCCCGGGCTCACGTCCGCGGCGAACGGTACGGGGCCCGATGGGGCGGCGGCCGCCGGCGTTGCGTGACACCCCCGGCGGGCGCGGGTGGCCGTCCGCGCCCGCTCCTGCCGTAGCGGCCGCGGGGGGATCAGGAGAAGACCACCGACCGCGTCTTGAGCCGGTCGCCGAGCTTCTTGCCCGGGGTCATGACGTAGTAGACGTCGCCGCCGCAGTCGGCGTCGAGGTAGACCGTGGCCGTCGACGTGGTCAGGTTCTCCGGAGCGAAGCCCGGCGCCTCCTCGGTCGTCCACGGGAGGTCGATGCACACGCCGCTCTCCGGGTCGGGCAGGCCCACGGGTACCCCCGGGCCGACCTTGTAGTAGAAGTCGCCGGTCGCGGCGTTCGCGGAGACAGGGACGGCGA from Actinacidiphila yeochonensis CN732 encodes the following:
- a CDS encoding TraR/DksA family transcriptional regulator; translation: MDAEPAASRQPSPDGEAVRVRLAVERASEQARIEALSREFDGIVAAGALVAVDDEHDPEGSSTAFERAHVASLLDQSRDRLAALDRAAERLAEGTYARCERCAGPIPAERLEALPATTLCFGCASAGPR